A region of Streptomyces deccanensis DNA encodes the following proteins:
- a CDS encoding helix-turn-helix domain-containing protein: MASNVNPTVRRRRLGQELRRLRELKGMTAEEVAERLLVSQSKISRLENGRRSISQRDVRDLCGVYEVEDQRVVDSLMQMAKDSRQQGWWHAFGDVPYSVYIGLETDAESLRVYDPQVVPGLLQSRPYAEAIIRGALPETSATEIDKRVEVRIRRQDRVTTDTNPLRLWTVLDEAALRRVVGSRSVMREQLEHLIELSQVPHVTVQVLPFEVGAHPGINGQYAILEFVDAADSSVVYIEGVTSDLYLEKPHDVQKYTVMYEHLRAQALNVEQSRQFIETVAKEYAR; this comes from the coding sequence GTGGCGTCCAATGTCAATCCCACCGTCAGGCGACGCCGGTTGGGCCAGGAGCTGCGTCGGCTCCGCGAGCTCAAGGGCATGACCGCCGAAGAGGTCGCCGAGCGACTGCTGGTCTCCCAGTCGAAGATCAGCCGGCTGGAGAACGGCCGCCGCTCCATCAGTCAGCGCGACGTCCGCGACCTCTGCGGGGTCTACGAGGTCGAGGACCAGAGAGTGGTCGACTCCCTGATGCAGATGGCCAAGGACTCCCGCCAGCAGGGCTGGTGGCACGCGTTCGGGGACGTACCGTACAGCGTCTACATCGGGCTGGAGACCGACGCGGAGTCGTTGCGCGTCTACGATCCCCAGGTCGTCCCCGGGCTGCTGCAGAGCCGCCCGTACGCCGAGGCCATCATCAGGGGCGCGCTGCCCGAGACGTCGGCGACGGAGATCGACAAGCGCGTGGAAGTGCGCATACGGCGCCAGGACCGGGTCACCACCGACACCAACCCCCTGCGGCTGTGGACGGTGTTGGACGAGGCGGCCCTGCGCCGGGTGGTGGGGTCCCGGTCGGTGATGCGTGAACAGCTGGAGCACCTCATCGAGTTGTCCCAGGTCCCGCATGTCACGGTGCAGGTTTTGCCGTTCGAGGTCGGGGCCCATCCGGGCATCAACGGCCAGTACGCCATCCTGGAGTTCGTCGACGCGGCGGATTCGAGCGTCGTGTACATCGAAGGCGTGACCAGCGACCTCTACCTGGAGAAGCCGCACGACGTGCAGAAGTACACCGTGATGTACGAGCACCTCCGGGCGCAGGCGCTGAACGTGGAGCAGTCGCGGCAGTTCATCGAGACCGTCGCGAAGGAATACGCGCGCTGA
- a CDS encoding sodium:solute symporter family protein yields MNSLDWAVLIGYFGVMVAIGVWSHKRVDNVSDFFTAGGKMPWWLSGISHHMSGYSAVMFTGYAGIAYTYGVTSFVTWSFPIALGIAIGSKLFAPRINRLRSRLHVASPLEYLKSRYNLGTQQALAWSGMLLKIVDVGAKWAAIATLLSVFTGVSLNQGILITGTITAVYCTIGGLWADALTELGQFVIQLLAGIAMFIAVVAKLGDYGGFFGVWDHPKLDGHAEPLVGPYGTIFLLAFLFIKLFEYNGGMLNQAQRYMATATPYEAERSARLSAALWLVWPLVLFFPMWMSPLLVTSEKGDGSDSYALMTEQLLPHGLLGLVIVGFFSHTMAMCSSDANAIAAVFTRDCAPVIWRRARTWSEGQGLRVARITTVVFLGLSMAAATQVNSPAFKDIITVVIKWVAGLMGPMAIPMMLGLLRPFRRSGPTAALTSWACGLFAFWLVNYPIHWNLDGGVPLQFQVSIPLAVSLVLYIVIGFIKPEDTPERLAIIETINSDGDGDGKGGAGAMAPVPAQGKDASSPSGV; encoded by the coding sequence ATGAATAGTCTCGACTGGGCCGTGCTCATCGGCTACTTCGGTGTGATGGTCGCGATCGGCGTCTGGTCGCACAAGCGCGTGGACAACGTCAGCGACTTCTTCACCGCCGGCGGCAAGATGCCCTGGTGGCTCTCCGGCATCTCGCACCACATGTCGGGCTACAGCGCGGTGATGTTCACCGGCTACGCCGGCATCGCCTACACCTACGGCGTCACCTCCTTCGTGACCTGGTCGTTCCCGATCGCCCTCGGCATCGCCATCGGCTCCAAGCTGTTCGCGCCGCGCATCAACCGGCTGCGTTCACGGCTGCATGTCGCCTCCCCGCTCGAATATCTGAAGAGCCGTTACAACCTGGGCACCCAGCAGGCGTTGGCCTGGTCCGGCATGCTGCTGAAGATCGTGGACGTCGGCGCCAAGTGGGCCGCGATCGCGACCCTGCTGTCGGTCTTCACCGGCGTGTCCCTGAACCAGGGCATCCTGATCACCGGCACGATCACGGCCGTCTACTGCACGATCGGCGGCCTCTGGGCGGACGCGCTCACCGAGTTGGGCCAGTTCGTCATCCAACTGCTCGCCGGTATCGCCATGTTCATCGCCGTGGTGGCCAAACTGGGCGACTACGGCGGCTTCTTCGGCGTCTGGGACCACCCGAAGCTGGACGGCCACGCCGAGCCGCTGGTGGGCCCCTACGGCACGATCTTCCTGCTCGCCTTCCTGTTCATCAAGCTCTTCGAGTACAACGGCGGCATGCTCAACCAGGCCCAGCGCTACATGGCCACGGCGACCCCGTACGAGGCCGAGCGCTCCGCGCGGCTGTCGGCCGCCCTGTGGCTGGTCTGGCCGCTGGTGCTCTTCTTCCCCATGTGGATGTCGCCGCTGCTGGTGACGTCGGAGAAGGGCGACGGCTCCGACTCGTACGCCCTGATGACCGAACAGCTGCTGCCGCACGGGCTGTTGGGCCTCGTCATCGTCGGGTTCTTCTCCCACACCATGGCCATGTGCTCCTCCGACGCGAACGCCATCGCGGCCGTCTTCACGCGGGACTGCGCGCCGGTGATCTGGCGCCGGGCGCGCACTTGGAGCGAGGGGCAGGGGCTGCGGGTCGCCCGGATCACGACCGTCGTCTTCCTCGGCCTGTCCATGGCGGCGGCGACCCAGGTCAACTCGCCCGCCTTCAAGGACATCATCACCGTCGTCATCAAGTGGGTGGCGGGGCTGATGGGACCGATGGCCATCCCGATGATGCTCGGCCTGCTGCGGCCGTTCCGCCGCTCCGGTCCGACGGCGGCGCTCACCAGCTGGGCGTGCGGGCTGTTCGCCTTCTGGCTGGTGAACTACCCCATCCACTGGAACCTCGACGGCGGCGTGCCCCTGCAGTTCCAGGTGTCCATCCCGCTGGCCGTGTCGCTGGTGCTGTACATCGTCATCGGCTTCATCAAGCCCGAGGACACCCCCGAGCGGCTCGCGATCATCGAGACGATCAACTCCGACGGCGACGGCGACGGCAAGGGCGGCGCCGGGGCCATGGCACCCGTACCGGCCCAGGGCAAGGACGCGTCCAGCCCCAGCGGGGTCTGA
- a CDS encoding GNAT family N-acetyltransferase gives MADWNIRPAAATDVDHVAELRAVVMRPDLERLGRYDPDRVRRRFRDAFDPAHTWIIEVADTFAGCVALRPAADAHWLEHFYLAPHLQGTGIGTAVLRTLLTRCDEADVPVRLNVLQGSPARRLYERHGFHVETEDPVDVFMLRTPTSPASPASTPRPPSK, from the coding sequence ATGGCTGACTGGAACATACGTCCGGCGGCGGCGACGGACGTCGACCACGTCGCCGAGCTGCGCGCCGTCGTCATGCGCCCCGACCTCGAACGCCTCGGCCGCTACGACCCCGACCGCGTCCGTCGCCGCTTCCGCGACGCCTTCGACCCGGCCCACACGTGGATCATCGAGGTCGCCGACACCTTCGCCGGCTGCGTGGCCCTCCGCCCGGCCGCCGACGCGCACTGGCTGGAGCACTTCTACCTCGCCCCCCACCTCCAGGGCACCGGCATCGGCACAGCCGTCCTCCGCACCCTCCTCACCCGCTGCGACGAGGCCGACGTACCGGTCCGCCTGAACGTCCTCCAGGGCAGCCCCGCCAGACGCCTCTACGAACGCCACGGCTTCCACGTGGAGACCGAGGACCCGGTGGACGTGTTCATGCTCCGCACACCGACGAGCCCGGCCAGCCCGGCCAGTACGCCCCGGCCCCCGTCGAAATAG
- a CDS encoding D-alanyl-D-alanine carboxypeptidase family protein, which produces MAGTSPDRSKRYESSTESTSGNEPAVPDPGGSVPGQSSGPTPDPRLAMSRPSAPKPDQATAVFSRRALLEAAETEALKRNDAPGSADADADADTGRGAPKTAGTLRNEPDAEGAAGAGAAAGDPNGSQRDAAPDDADSPAEDGGRADDDSPADDSPAEVGATRERTDESVSASATAADTDREPTPADRPEDDDAHPRGRDAAAAADAGEAGGGAGAGAGKNTRAETDAAADGEETGDDASSADPAPAAEAKANTAPATGTGAAEAGRETVDGAEATAEDVRQTPDADREAPDNARKTTGGVQQAPDDTPEAPGAASAAPDEARSPAEATGGAGPAADAPGDLVDDEPTTADDVREAAGDAGKGPDEAGDLADDEPGAVVDAREAAGDAKASADEARDIADDLREAAGAAGAAAADARDLPDDEPGAADEVREAADDAPEAGDAGKDPDDARDLADDEPGAVVDAREAAGDAKVAADEVRDPADDEPVAAGGEVAPQGPPAGDDESRTGGAGGGAGGDGGAEAAVDQPTAIFRAPRLPAVDQPTTMLKLGDAAPRDAEPAKADAAPEDAEPAKADAPSDRAGVSTDADSDRRTDDDKGADSGKGAQGGVGVDEPAPPAERTSKFVALKPLDETTTLRPPAAAPHPAPPAPAEATRALPQVGPERTTQQPLPPKPPLDLLAELTNTPPPRQTPVRTFIRRVKIWTPLLILLVIVFAVVQAVRPLPTPTLALTADASYAFEGDKVSLPWPAEGQGWMDVNGIGTVDSFGEQKPVAIGSVAKAMTAYVILKDHPMKAGEKGATIPVDAKAETEGGYDKDGESTLNTVKEGDQLSQYDAIAAIMIPSANNIARLLARWDSNGSEEAFVKKMNAAAKDLGMKNTTYTDPSGLKETTVSTAEDQVKLGNALVKMKALTDITRLPEWKDPSGLKHRNYNTLVPYDNAIGIKTGSTTAAGGNLLFAATKEVGGETAIVVGAILGQHTPPIIDTVNAVSKTAMVAAQDAVTSDTILKKGDVVGYVDDGLGGRTPVVATKNVAAVGWAGKTVKLELDASATIPNEAKSGTEVGTLIVGDGAGEGVEVPVALQKPLTEPDFLTRLTRVS; this is translated from the coding sequence GTGGCGGGCACGTCCCCCGACAGGTCGAAGCGGTACGAGTCGTCGACGGAGTCGACGTCGGGGAACGAGCCAGCGGTTCCGGACCCCGGGGGCTCGGTCCCCGGCCAGTCCTCCGGCCCCACGCCGGACCCACGCCTCGCGATGTCCCGACCCTCCGCCCCGAAGCCCGACCAGGCGACGGCGGTCTTCTCCCGCCGGGCCCTGCTGGAGGCGGCGGAGACGGAAGCCCTGAAGCGGAACGATGCGCCTGGGTCCGCGGATGCGGATGCGGATGCGGATACGGGCCGGGGGGCACCGAAAACCGCCGGGACCCTGCGGAACGAGCCGGATGCCGAGGGCGCGGCCGGGGCTGGTGCGGCGGCCGGGGACCCGAACGGGTCCCAGAGGGACGCGGCCCCGGACGACGCCGACAGCCCGGCGGAGGACGGCGGCCGGGCGGATGACGACAGCCCGGCGGACGACAGCCCGGCGGAGGTCGGCGCGACCCGGGAGCGGACCGACGAGTCGGTGTCGGCCTCGGCTACCGCCGCCGACACCGACAGGGAACCGACGCCGGCCGACAGGCCCGAGGACGACGACGCGCACCCACGCGGACGGGATGCCGCCGCGGCCGCCGACGCAGGGGAAGCCGGGGGCGGCGCGGGCGCCGGCGCGGGGAAGAACACACGCGCCGAGACCGATGCCGCAGCCGACGGCGAAGAAACCGGAGACGACGCGAGCTCTGCCGATCCCGCCCCGGCGGCGGAGGCGAAGGCGAACACGGCCCCTGCCACCGGCACCGGCGCTGCCGAAGCCGGACGGGAGACCGTCGACGGCGCGGAAGCGACTGCTGAGGACGTCCGGCAGACGCCTGACGCCGACCGGGAAGCCCCCGACAACGCACGGAAGACCACCGGAGGCGTACAGCAGGCCCCCGACGACACGCCCGAGGCCCCCGGCGCCGCATCGGCGGCCCCTGACGAGGCCCGCAGCCCCGCCGAGGCCACCGGTGGCGCGGGGCCGGCTGCTGACGCCCCGGGCGACCTCGTGGACGACGAGCCGACGACGGCCGACGACGTACGCGAGGCGGCCGGCGACGCGGGGAAGGGCCCTGACGAGGCGGGCGATCTCGCCGACGACGAGCCGGGAGCCGTCGTCGACGCACGTGAGGCCGCTGGTGACGCGAAGGCCTCCGCCGACGAGGCGCGTGACATCGCGGACGACCTGCGCGAAGCCGCCGGTGCCGCAGGGGCGGCCGCCGCCGACGCACGCGACCTCCCCGACGACGAGCCGGGAGCTGCCGACGAGGTACGCGAAGCGGCCGACGACGCACCCGAAGCCGGCGACGCGGGCAAGGACCCTGACGACGCGCGCGACCTTGCCGACGACGAGCCGGGAGCCGTCGTCGACGCACGTGAGGCCGCTGGTGACGCGAAGGTCGCCGCCGACGAGGTGCGCGACCCTGCCGACGACGAACCCGTAGCCGCCGGCGGTGAGGTAGCCCCGCAAGGGCCACCCGCAGGTGACGACGAAAGTCGCACGGGTGGTGCGGGTGGGGGAGCGGGGGGCGATGGCGGAGCCGAGGCGGCGGTGGATCAGCCGACCGCGATCTTCCGTGCCCCCCGGCTGCCCGCGGTCGACCAGCCCACCACCATGCTCAAGCTGGGCGACGCCGCCCCACGGGACGCCGAGCCCGCCAAGGCCGACGCCGCCCCCGAGGACGCCGAGCCCGCGAAGGCCGACGCCCCCTCCGACCGCGCCGGCGTGTCCACCGACGCTGACAGCGACAGGCGTACCGACGACGACAAGGGCGCCGACAGCGGCAAGGGCGCCCAAGGCGGCGTAGGCGTCGACGAACCCGCACCCCCCGCCGAACGCACCAGCAAATTCGTAGCCCTGAAGCCGCTGGACGAGACCACGACCCTCAGGCCCCCGGCGGCGGCGCCCCACCCCGCGCCCCCCGCCCCGGCGGAGGCGACCCGCGCCCTCCCCCAGGTGGGCCCGGAGCGGACGACACAGCAGCCGTTGCCGCCGAAGCCCCCGCTGGACCTCCTCGCGGAGCTGACGAACACACCCCCGCCGCGCCAGACCCCGGTGCGGACGTTCATCCGCCGGGTCAAGATCTGGACCCCGCTGCTGATCCTGCTGGTGATCGTGTTTGCGGTCGTACAGGCCGTACGCCCGCTCCCCACCCCCACCCTCGCCCTCACCGCCGACGCGTCGTACGCCTTCGAGGGCGACAAGGTCTCCCTGCCGTGGCCCGCCGAGGGCCAGGGCTGGATGGACGTCAACGGCATCGGCACGGTCGACAGCTTCGGCGAGCAGAAGCCCGTCGCCATCGGCTCCGTCGCCAAGGCGATGACCGCGTACGTCATCCTCAAGGACCACCCGATGAAGGCCGGCGAGAAGGGCGCGACCATCCCCGTCGACGCGAAGGCGGAGACCGAGGGCGGCTACGACAAGGACGGCGAGTCCACGCTCAACACCGTCAAGGAGGGCGACCAGCTCTCCCAGTACGACGCGATCGCGGCCATCATGATTCCGTCCGCGAACAACATCGCCCGGCTGCTCGCCCGTTGGGACAGCAACGGTTCGGAGGAGGCGTTCGTCAAGAAGATGAACGCCGCCGCCAAGGACCTCGGCATGAAGAACACGACGTACACCGACCCGTCCGGGCTGAAGGAGACGACCGTCTCCACCGCCGAGGACCAGGTCAAGCTCGGCAACGCGCTGGTGAAGATGAAGGCCCTGACGGACATCACCAGGCTCCCCGAGTGGAAGGACCCGTCCGGTCTGAAGCACCGGAACTACAACACCCTCGTGCCGTACGACAACGCCATCGGCATCAAGACCGGCTCCACCACGGCGGCCGGCGGCAACCTACTGTTCGCGGCCACGAAGGAGGTCGGCGGTGAGACGGCGATCGTCGTCGGCGCGATCCTCGGCCAGCACACGCCGCCGATCATCGACACCGTCAACGCGGTCAGCAAGACGGCCATGGTCGCCGCCCAGGACGCGGTGACCTCCGACACGATCCTGAAGAAGGGCGACGTGGTCGGGTACGTCGACGACGGGCTCGGTGGCCGGACCCCGGTCGTGGCCACGAAGAACGTCGCGGCGGTCGGCTGGGCGGGCAAGACCGTCAAGCTGGAACTCGACGCGAGCGCGACCATCCCGAACGAGGCGAAGTCGGGTACGGAGGTCGGCACCCTGATCGTCGGCGACGGCGCCGGCGAGGGCGTCGAGGTCCCCGTGGCCCTCCAGAAGCCCCTCACCGAGCCCGACTTCCTCACCAGGCTGACCCGCGTGAGCTGA
- a CDS encoding DUF397 domain-containing protein: MAIQQGATDRWVKSSYSQGNGACVEIKSPVLSAMAVRDSKVTDGPTLAFPADAWNTFVSSVKA, from the coding sequence ATGGCAATTCAGCAAGGCGCCACGGACAGGTGGGTCAAGTCCTCCTACTCCCAGGGGAACGGCGCGTGCGTCGAGATCAAGTCCCCCGTCCTGTCCGCCATGGCGGTCCGGGACTCCAAGGTCACCGACGGTCCCACCCTGGCGTTCCCCGCCGACGCGTGGAACACCTTCGTCTCCTCGGTCAAGGCCTGA
- a CDS encoding GOLPH3/VPS74 family protein, protein MGRSRRSIPEELLLLALDPATGTTAQPQSLDLGLAGAQLVELALAGRIAPDGDRIAVVSPRPTGDPTLDCALELLRRRGAPVRAVHWIGGPRLGLRQTYLSHLERCGMVHAVAGQMCGVLPTTRYQASQTEISREIRARLDSAIRTGVPPDPRTAALAALAHAVGLGKHLYPGNEGRSSRSRLRDLIRHDPMGGLVAHAVMDVQNGVAAQPRRSPAPTGRQAAPGARPPAPEPARGVPLQPRRGSMARVVAH, encoded by the coding sequence ATGGGCAGGAGCCGCAGAAGTATTCCGGAAGAGCTTCTACTGCTGGCGCTGGACCCGGCCACGGGTACCACCGCACAGCCGCAGTCGCTCGACCTCGGTCTGGCCGGAGCGCAGCTAGTGGAGCTGGCGCTGGCCGGACGGATAGCCCCAGACGGGGATCGTATCGCCGTGGTGTCCCCACGGCCGACTGGAGATCCGACACTGGACTGCGCGTTGGAGTTGCTGCGAAGGCGTGGCGCTCCCGTACGGGCGGTCCACTGGATAGGCGGGCCGCGTCTCGGGCTCCGCCAGACCTACCTCTCGCATCTGGAGCGGTGCGGCATGGTGCATGCCGTGGCGGGCCAGATGTGCGGAGTGCTGCCGACGACTCGCTACCAGGCGAGTCAGACCGAGATCAGCCGGGAGATCCGAGCCCGGCTGGATTCCGCGATCCGCACCGGCGTACCGCCGGACCCGCGGACCGCGGCGCTCGCCGCCCTGGCGCACGCGGTCGGCCTCGGCAAGCACCTGTATCCGGGGAACGAGGGACGCTCGTCCCGCTCCCGGCTGCGGGACCTGATCCGGCACGACCCCATGGGCGGCCTGGTGGCCCACGCCGTCATGGACGTGCAGAACGGCGTGGCCGCACAGCCACGCCGCAGCCCGGCACCGACCGGCCGTCAGGCCGCCCCCGGCGCCAGGCCGCCCGCACCGGAGCCCGCGCGCGGCGTTCCGCTGCAGCCACGCCGTGGCTCGATGGCCCGCGTGGTGGCGCACTGA
- a CDS encoding ADP-ribosylglycohydrolase family protein: MGATAGAVWGRAEQQDFRSRVRGTLLGAAVGDALGAPVDQLTLAQIGEAYGPEWLTDLASAYGRRGAITDLTQLTLFTVDGLIRAQVRRDTGVWHPPTDLHRAYLRWAATQRDWGPDERRKDDGWLAREEWLYARRDPSLICLLGFADGTMGTLDAPKNPGASGAEAAARSAPFGLLVGWEPQLVFQLAVECAAQTHGHPTAYLSAGSYAVIVHALARGESLDAAVQKTLVLLAARPGHQPVADALQQAVAAVRQGPPSPVVVEQLAGDGCAAGVLSVAVYCALVGEDIRQGLCLAVNHGGPSGAAGALTGGLLGALHGETALPPAWLAELEGRPTILVLADDFALEMTQGPALHAPAGAVPGWLTRYPRA, translated from the coding sequence GTGGGTGCGACAGCCGGTGCCGTCTGGGGGCGTGCCGAGCAGCAGGACTTCCGCAGCCGGGTGCGCGGAACGCTGCTGGGCGCGGCCGTGGGCGACGCGTTGGGCGCGCCGGTCGACCAGCTCACCCTGGCGCAGATCGGCGAGGCGTACGGCCCGGAGTGGCTGACCGACCTGGCCTCCGCGTACGGCAGACGCGGCGCGATCACCGACCTCACGCAGCTCACCCTGTTCACCGTCGACGGCCTGATCCGCGCCCAGGTACGCCGGGACACGGGCGTCTGGCACCCGCCGACCGATCTGCACCGGGCGTATCTGCGCTGGGCGGCGACCCAGCGGGACTGGGGCCCCGACGAGCGCCGCAAGGACGACGGCTGGCTCGCGCGCGAGGAGTGGCTCTACGCGCGCCGCGACCCCTCCCTGATCTGCCTCCTCGGCTTCGCCGACGGGACCATGGGCACCCTCGACGCCCCCAAGAACCCGGGCGCGTCCGGCGCCGAGGCCGCCGCCCGCTCGGCGCCGTTCGGCCTGCTCGTCGGCTGGGAGCCCCAACTGGTCTTCCAACTGGCCGTGGAGTGCGCGGCCCAGACCCACGGCCACCCGACCGCGTATCTGTCCGCCGGCTCGTACGCCGTCATCGTGCACGCCCTCGCGCGGGGGGAGAGCCTCGACGCCGCCGTCCAGAAGACGCTGGTGCTGCTGGCCGCCCGCCCCGGTCACCAGCCCGTCGCCGACGCCCTGCAACAGGCCGTCGCCGCCGTACGCCAGGGCCCGCCGTCGCCCGTCGTCGTCGAGCAGCTCGCCGGCGACGGCTGTGCCGCCGGGGTCCTGTCCGTCGCCGTGTACTGCGCCCTGGTCGGCGAGGACATACGCCAGGGCCTGTGCCTCGCCGTCAACCACGGGGGCCCGTCAGGCGCCGCCGGTGCCCTGACGGGCGGCCTCCTCGGCGCCCTCCACGGCGAGACCGCGCTGCCACCGGCCTGGCTCGCCGAACTGGAGGGCCGCCCCACCATCCTGGTCCTCGCCGACGACTTCGCCCTGGAAATGACCCAGGGCCCAGCCCTCCACGCCCCCGCCGGAGCAGTCCCAGGCTGGCTGACCCGCTACCCCCGAGCCTGA
- a CDS encoding SDR family oxidoreductase, which produces MSLLAGRTVVVSGVGPGLGRRVAAAVVRDGGNAVLGARTEANLAKAAADVDPDGAHTAYRATDISDEAQCAALAALARERFGGVHAVVHVAARDGYFGGLEDADFAAWQAVLDVNLLGTLRMTRACLPELKAAGGGSVVFIGTQSAVAAPSQVRQAAYAASKGALTSAMYSLARELGPHRIRVNTVLPGWMWGPPVEAYVRFTARGEGVPEAEVLGRLTDRVALPELATDGDVADAAVFLASDRARAITGQSLLVNAGELMR; this is translated from the coding sequence ATGTCACTGCTCGCGGGAAGGACCGTCGTCGTCTCGGGGGTCGGGCCCGGGCTGGGCCGGCGGGTCGCCGCGGCGGTCGTACGGGACGGCGGGAACGCCGTCCTGGGGGCGCGCACGGAGGCGAATCTCGCCAAGGCCGCGGCGGACGTCGACCCGGACGGCGCGCACACGGCGTACCGGGCGACCGACATCTCCGACGAGGCGCAGTGCGCGGCGCTCGCGGCGCTGGCGCGGGAGCGGTTCGGGGGTGTGCACGCGGTGGTGCACGTGGCGGCCCGGGACGGCTACTTCGGGGGCCTGGAGGACGCCGACTTCGCCGCCTGGCAGGCGGTCCTGGACGTGAACCTGCTGGGCACCCTGCGGATGACCCGGGCGTGCCTGCCCGAACTGAAGGCGGCGGGCGGCGGCTCGGTCGTCTTCATCGGCACGCAGTCGGCGGTGGCCGCGCCCTCGCAGGTGCGGCAGGCCGCGTACGCGGCGTCCAAGGGGGCGCTGACCAGCGCGATGTACTCGCTGGCCCGGGAGTTGGGCCCGCACCGGATCCGGGTCAACACCGTGCTGCCGGGGTGGATGTGGGGGCCGCCCGTCGAGGCGTACGTACGGTTCACGGCGCGCGGTGAGGGGGTGCCGGAGGCGGAGGTGCTGGGCCGGCTGACCGACCGGGTGGCGCTGCCGGAGCTGGCCACGGACGGGGACGTGGCGGACGCGGCGGTGTTCCTGGCGTCCGACCGCGCACGGGCGATCACCGGCCAGTCGCTGCTCGTCAACGCGGGTGAGCTGATGCGCTGA
- the cpt gene encoding chloramphenicol phosphotransferase CPT, with protein sequence MTTQMIILNGGSSAGKSGIVRCLQAELPDQWLAFGVDSLIDAMPARMQASDGGIEISADGAVATGADFRALEQAWARGIVAMARAGARVIVDDVFLGGATSQQRWQKLLDDQDDPLGVLWVGVRCDRTVAAAREIARGDRVRGMAAAQADLVHRGVQYDLEVDTTHTESLTCARTIAAHCG encoded by the coding sequence ATGACCACCCAGATGATCATCCTCAACGGCGGTTCCAGCGCCGGCAAGTCCGGCATCGTCCGGTGCCTGCAGGCCGAACTCCCCGACCAGTGGCTCGCCTTCGGCGTCGACTCCCTCATCGACGCCATGCCCGCGAGGATGCAGGCCTCGGACGGCGGCATCGAGATCTCCGCCGACGGCGCGGTGGCGACAGGAGCCGACTTCCGTGCCCTGGAACAGGCCTGGGCGAGGGGCATCGTGGCCATGGCCCGCGCCGGCGCCCGCGTCATCGTCGACGACGTCTTCCTCGGCGGAGCCACCTCCCAGCAGCGCTGGCAGAAGCTCCTCGACGACCAGGACGACCCGCTGGGCGTCCTCTGGGTCGGCGTCCGCTGCGACCGCACCGTGGCCGCCGCCCGCGAGATCGCCCGCGGCGACCGCGTCCGGGGCATGGCCGCCGCCCAGGCCGACCTCGTCCACCGGGGCGTCCAGTACGACCTGGAGGTCGACACCACCCACACCGAGTCCCTGACCTGCGCCCGCACCATCGCGGCCCACTGCGGCTGA